A genomic segment from Nodularia sphaerocarpa UHCC 0038 encodes:
- a CDS encoding DNA-directed RNA polymerase subunit gamma: MRPAQTNQFDYVKIGLASPERIRQWGERTLPNGQLVGEVTKPETINYRTLKPEMDGLFCERIFGPAKDWECHCGKYKRVRHRGIVCERCGVEVTESRVRRHRMGYIKLAAPVAHVWYLKGIPSYISILLDMPLRDVEQIVYFNSYVVLSPGNAETLTYKQLLSEDQWLEIEDQIYSEDSLLQGVEVGIGAEALLRLLADINLEQEAENLREEIGNAKGQKRAKLIKRLRVIDNFIATGSKPEWMVMAVIPVIPPDLRPMVQLDGGRFATSDLNDLYRRVINRNNRLARLQEILAPEIIVRNEKRMLQEAVDALIDNGRRGRTVVGANNRPLKSLSDIIEGKQGRFRQNLLGKRVDYSGRSVIVVGPKLKIHQCGLPREMAIELFQPFVINRLIRSGMVNNIKAAKKLISRNDPSVWDVLEEVIEGHPVMLNRAPTLHRLGIQAFEPVLVEGRAIQLHPLVCPAFNADFDGDQMAVHVPLSLESQAEARLLMLASNNILSPATGRPIITPSQDMVLGAYYLTAENPGATKGMGKFYASMEDVIMAFQQDQVDLHAYVYVRFDGEVECDQPDKEPVEVTENADGTRTLLYKFRRVREDAQGNVMSQYVRTTPGRVIYNNAIQEALAV, encoded by the coding sequence ATGAGACCCGCCCAAACTAATCAGTTTGACTACGTTAAAATCGGCTTGGCATCACCGGAACGCATCAGGCAGTGGGGTGAACGCACACTACCTAATGGCCAACTAGTTGGTGAAGTCACCAAGCCAGAGACAATTAATTACCGGACTCTCAAGCCAGAGATGGACGGCTTATTTTGCGAGCGCATCTTTGGCCCAGCTAAAGACTGGGAATGCCATTGTGGTAAGTATAAGAGAGTACGTCACCGTGGCATTGTGTGTGAGCGCTGTGGTGTAGAAGTCACCGAGTCGCGCGTGCGTCGTCACCGCATGGGGTACATTAAACTCGCCGCCCCAGTCGCCCACGTTTGGTATCTCAAAGGTATTCCTAGTTACATTTCAATTCTGCTTGATATGCCCTTACGGGATGTAGAGCAAATAGTCTATTTCAACTCTTATGTTGTCCTGAGTCCTGGTAATGCTGAAACATTAACTTACAAGCAGCTACTCAGCGAAGACCAATGGTTGGAAATCGAAGACCAAATATATAGTGAAGATTCTCTGTTGCAGGGTGTAGAAGTCGGCATTGGCGCTGAAGCACTGCTGCGTTTGCTGGCTGATATTAATTTAGAGCAAGAAGCCGAAAACCTGCGCGAGGAAATCGGTAATGCTAAAGGGCAGAAACGAGCAAAACTGATTAAACGCCTACGGGTAATTGATAACTTCATCGCTACTGGTTCTAAACCAGAGTGGATGGTCATGGCAGTTATTCCCGTCATTCCTCCTGACTTGCGCCCAATGGTACAGCTCGATGGTGGACGGTTTGCTACCAGTGATTTAAATGATTTGTATCGCCGGGTAATTAACCGGAATAATCGTTTGGCGCGGTTGCAAGAGATTTTAGCACCAGAGATTATTGTGCGGAACGAAAAGCGGATGCTGCAAGAAGCAGTGGATGCTTTGATTGACAATGGTCGTCGGGGACGCACGGTAGTCGGGGCAAATAACCGACCCCTGAAATCTTTATCTGACATTATTGAGGGTAAACAAGGACGTTTCCGGCAAAACTTGTTGGGTAAACGAGTCGATTACTCTGGACGTTCGGTAATTGTGGTGGGTCCGAAACTGAAAATTCACCAGTGCGGTTTACCCAGAGAAATGGCCATTGAGTTATTTCAGCCCTTTGTGATTAATCGCCTGATTCGTAGCGGCATGGTAAATAATATCAAAGCTGCGAAAAAACTGATATCTCGCAATGACCCCAGTGTGTGGGATGTGCTGGAAGAGGTGATTGAAGGACACCCAGTCATGCTTAACCGTGCGCCAACACTGCACCGCTTGGGTATTCAGGCTTTTGAACCAGTTTTGGTGGAAGGACGAGCAATTCAATTACATCCCTTGGTTTGTCCGGCTTTTAACGCTGACTTTGACGGTGACCAAATGGCGGTACACGTGCCTCTGTCTCTAGAAAGTCAGGCAGAAGCGCGGTTGTTGATGCTGGCTTCTAATAATATTTTGTCACCAGCCACAGGTAGACCAATTATCACACCCAGTCAAGATATGGTGTTGGGAGCATATTACTTAACCGCAGAAAACCCTGGTGCTACCAAGGGGATGGGTAAGTTCTATGCTTCGATGGAAGACGTAATTATGGCTTTCCAGCAAGACCAAGTTGACTTACACGCTTACGTCTACGTGCGGTTTGATGGTGAGGTTGAATGTGACCAACCAGATAAGGAACCTGTGGAAGTAACAGAAAACGCTGACGGGACTCGGACTTTGCTGTATAAATTCCGCCGGGTCCGAGAAGATGCCCAAGGAAATGTCATGTCTCAGTATGTCCGCACTACCCCTGGGCGAGTTATTTACAACAATGCGATTCAGGAAGCGTTAGCAGTCTAA
- a CDS encoding DNA-directed RNA polymerase subunit beta'' has translation MTKEKAVFRNRVVDKGQLRKLISWAFTHYGTARTAVMADKLKELGFRYATKAGVSISIDDLMIPPTKRSLLEAAEEEILATETRYQRGEITEVERFQKVIDTWNGTSEALKDEVVVHFKKTDPLNSVYMMAFSGARGNISQVRQLVGMRGLMADPQGEIIDLPIKTNFREGLTVTEYIISSYGARKGLVDTALRTADSGYLTRRLVDVSQDVIIREFDCGTTRGIPVRAMTEGGKILIPLAQRLLGRVVAEDVVHPTTKEVIAPRNTPISDDLAIEIQKAGVTQVVTRSPLTCEAARSVCQHCYGWSLAHAKMVDLGEAVGIIAAQSIGEPGTQLTMRTFHTGGVFTGEVAQQVRSKTEGTIRLPRKLRTRTYRTRHGEDALYVEANGIINLEPKKDGSGEKEHQEIHVTQGSTLYVHEGQKVKIGQLLAEVALGGRTTRTNTEKAVKDVASNLAGEVQFADVVPEQKTDRQGNTTTTAARGGLIWVLSGEVYNLPPGAELVVKNGDEVAENGVLAETKLTTVHGGVVRLPEATPGKSTREIEIITASVVLDQATVTVESSQGRNHYLITTGNNQVFNLRATPGTKVQNGQVVAELIDERYRTNTGGFLKFGGVEVQKKGKAKLGYEIVQGGTLLWIPEETHEVNKDISLLLVEDGQFVEAGTEVVKDIFCQNSGVIEVTQKNDILREVVVKPGELLMVDDPEAVMGRDNTFVQPGEEFQGTVATELRYIQYIESTEGPALLSRPVVEFAVPNNPDVPSTTSISQQTGRSIQMRAVQRLPYKDSERVKSVDGVELLRTQLVLEIEQDGEQDHSASPLAADIELIEDTENPEVQRLQLVILESLVIRRDITADATQGSTQTTLEVEDGDSIAPGSVVASTKILGKEGGIVRGVRTDTEAVRRCLVLRDSDKLTMTTSAQPNVKKGDLLVEGAEIAPGVFAQDSGQVLEVINNTAASATGESALAAQEYAIHIRVGRPYRVSPGAVLQIEDGDLVQRGDNLVLLVFERAKTGDIIQGLPRIEELLEARKPKEACILARRSGELKVVYADGGDEAIAAKVMESNGVVTDYPLGPGQNLMMPDGSMISAGEPLSDGPSNPHEILEVFFSLGSEDGVYACASHALQKVQTFLVNEVQMVYQSQGIEISDKHIEVIVRQMTNKVRIDDGGDTTMLPGELVELRQVEQVNEAMAITGGARAEYTPVLLGITKASLNTDSFISAASFQETTRVLTEAAIEGKSDWLRGLKENVIIGRLIPAGTGYNTYEEPGAIDEYAALESNAVLDEVDDPLDMVLDDRTARAYNLDSSGMAETGFGKRRKERTILDEDDELIADEVSDLVEEEEDEDDYEEVDDDEDDYDS, from the coding sequence ATGACTAAGGAAAAAGCAGTTTTTCGCAATCGCGTAGTTGACAAGGGTCAACTGAGAAAGTTAATTTCCTGGGCGTTCACCCATTATGGTACGGCTCGAACTGCGGTAATGGCGGACAAGTTGAAAGAATTGGGTTTTCGCTATGCTACCAAAGCCGGGGTTTCTATCAGTATAGATGACTTGATGATTCCGCCTACGAAGCGATCGCTCTTGGAAGCAGCCGAAGAAGAAATTTTGGCAACGGAAACTCGTTACCAACGGGGTGAAATTACTGAAGTGGAGCGGTTCCAAAAGGTAATTGATACTTGGAATGGTACGAGTGAAGCCCTCAAGGATGAAGTAGTCGTTCACTTTAAGAAGACAGACCCCCTGAACTCGGTGTACATGATGGCCTTCTCTGGGGCGCGGGGTAATATCTCTCAAGTGCGCCAGTTGGTGGGGATGCGGGGGCTAATGGCAGACCCCCAAGGGGAAATTATTGACTTACCCATTAAAACCAACTTCCGAGAAGGACTGACAGTCACCGAATACATTATTTCGTCTTACGGTGCGAGAAAAGGATTGGTAGATACCGCCTTGCGGACTGCTGACTCTGGTTATCTTACCCGTCGTCTGGTGGATGTATCCCAAGATGTGATTATTCGGGAATTTGACTGCGGAACCACTAGGGGGATTCCCGTGCGCGCCATGACCGAAGGCGGCAAAATCTTGATTCCTCTGGCGCAACGCTTGCTGGGACGGGTAGTGGCTGAGGATGTAGTGCATCCCACCACCAAGGAAGTGATTGCACCCCGCAATACTCCAATTTCTGATGATTTGGCTATAGAAATTCAGAAAGCTGGGGTGACTCAAGTTGTGACGCGATCGCCTCTAACTTGTGAAGCAGCTCGTTCGGTGTGTCAGCACTGCTACGGCTGGAGTTTAGCCCACGCCAAAATGGTAGACTTGGGCGAAGCCGTAGGGATTATTGCGGCGCAAAGTATCGGTGAACCCGGCACACAGTTGACCATGCGGACATTCCACACTGGTGGTGTGTTTACGGGGGAAGTAGCGCAGCAAGTGCGTTCTAAAACAGAAGGAACGATTCGTTTACCTCGGAAATTACGCACGAGAACTTATCGCACCCGCCACGGGGAAGATGCGCTGTATGTAGAAGCCAATGGCATCATCAATTTGGAACCGAAAAAAGACGGTTCTGGAGAAAAGGAGCATCAAGAAATTCATGTAACACAAGGTTCTACACTTTATGTCCATGAAGGACAGAAGGTAAAAATCGGTCAGTTACTGGCAGAAGTGGCTCTGGGTGGGCGCACAACACGGACTAATACAGAAAAAGCTGTTAAAGATGTAGCTTCTAATTTAGCCGGAGAAGTGCAGTTTGCCGATGTTGTGCCAGAACAAAAAACCGACCGTCAGGGAAACACCACAACCACAGCCGCCAGGGGTGGTTTGATTTGGGTACTGTCGGGAGAAGTTTATAACTTGCCTCCTGGGGCAGAATTGGTGGTGAAAAATGGTGACGAAGTTGCCGAAAATGGAGTTTTGGCAGAAACCAAGTTAACCACTGTGCATGGTGGTGTGGTGCGTTTACCAGAAGCTACCCCAGGCAAGAGTACGAGGGAAATTGAGATTATCACTGCTTCTGTGGTGTTAGACCAAGCCACGGTGACAGTGGAAAGTTCCCAAGGACGCAACCACTATTTAATTACTACTGGTAATAACCAGGTGTTTAACCTCCGGGCGACTCCAGGCACGAAGGTGCAGAATGGTCAAGTGGTGGCTGAGTTGATTGATGAGCGCTATCGCACCAACACAGGGGGATTCCTCAAGTTCGGCGGCGTAGAAGTTCAGAAAAAAGGCAAAGCCAAGCTCGGTTACGAAATCGTCCAGGGTGGGACATTGCTGTGGATTCCCGAAGAAACCCACGAAGTCAATAAAGATATCTCCTTGCTGTTGGTGGAAGATGGGCAGTTTGTGGAAGCCGGCACCGAAGTGGTGAAGGATATCTTCTGCCAAAACAGTGGTGTGATTGAAGTTACCCAGAAAAACGACATCCTCCGGGAGGTGGTGGTGAAGCCTGGGGAACTGCTAATGGTGGATGATCCAGAGGCAGTTATGGGACGAGATAACACCTTTGTTCAACCTGGTGAAGAGTTTCAAGGAACTGTGGCGACGGAATTACGCTACATCCAATATATTGAATCCACAGAAGGACCCGCTTTGTTGAGCCGTCCGGTGGTGGAGTTTGCTGTGCCGAATAACCCAGATGTGCCATCCACTACATCTATTAGTCAACAAACAGGGCGTTCAATTCAAATGCGGGCTGTACAGCGTCTGCCTTACAAGGATTCTGAACGAGTTAAATCTGTTGATGGTGTGGAACTGTTGCGAACTCAGCTAGTGCTAGAAATTGAACAGGATGGAGAACAAGACCATTCTGCTTCTCCTTTGGCTGCTGATATTGAATTGATAGAGGATACGGAAAATCCTGAAGTTCAACGCTTGCAATTGGTAATTTTGGAATCTTTGGTAATTCGCCGCGATATTACGGCGGATGCTACCCAAGGCAGTACCCAAACCACTTTGGAAGTAGAGGATGGAGACAGCATCGCCCCTGGTTCTGTGGTAGCCAGTACCAAAATTTTGGGTAAGGAAGGGGGGATAGTGCGGGGTGTGCGAACTGACACCGAAGCCGTGCGTCGTTGTTTGGTGTTGCGCGATAGCGACAAACTGACCATGACTACCAGCGCCCAACCCAATGTGAAGAAGGGTGATTTGTTGGTAGAAGGTGCAGAAATTGCTCCGGGGGTCTTCGCCCAAGATTCTGGGCAAGTGTTGGAAGTAATTAATAATACTGCTGCTTCTGCCACAGGGGAGTCGGCGCTGGCTGCTCAAGAATATGCCATTCATATCCGTGTTGGTCGTCCCTACCGAGTCAGCCCAGGGGCTGTGTTGCAGATAGAAGATGGGGATTTGGTGCAACGGGGTGACAACTTGGTGTTGTTGGTGTTTGAACGGGCGAAAACGGGGGATATTATCCAAGGTTTGCCCCGGATTGAGGAGTTACTGGAGGCTCGTAAGCCGAAGGAAGCTTGTATTTTAGCCCGCCGCTCTGGTGAATTGAAGGTGGTTTATGCTGATGGTGGTGATGAGGCGATCGCTGCTAAGGTGATGGAATCCAATGGTGTAGTTACAGATTATCCTTTGGGACCTGGACAGAACTTGATGATGCCGGATGGCTCGATGATCTCGGCGGGTGAACCGTTGAGCGATGGACCATCTAATCCTCATGAAATTTTAGAGGTGTTCTTTAGCCTTGGTTCTGAGGATGGGGTTTATGCTTGTGCGAGCCATGCTTTGCAAAAGGTGCAGACATTCTTGGTGAATGAAGTGCAGATGGTGTATCAGTCTCAGGGAATTGAGATTTCTGACAAGCACATTGAAGTGATTGTGCGCCAGATGACCAATAAAGTCAGGATTGATGATGGTGGGGATACTACCATGCTGCCTGGTGAGTTGGTGGAACTGCGCCAAGTGGAGCAGGTGAATGAGGCGATGGCGATTACCGGTGGGGCGAGGGCGGAATATACGCCAGTTCTGTTGGGTATCACCAAGGCATCGTTGAATACCGATAGCTTCATTTCTGCTGCATCTTTCCAAGAGACCACACGGGTACTCACCGAAGCAGCGATTGAAGGTAAATCTGACTGGCTGCGTGGCTTGAAGGAAAACGTGATTATCGGGCGATTGATTCCGGCTGGTACTGGGTACAACACCTATGAGGAACCGGGCGCGATTGATGAATATGCCGCGTTGGAAAGCAATGCGGTGTTGGATGAAGTTGATGATCCACTAGATATGGTGCTGGATGACCGCACGGCGCGCGCTTATAACTTGGATTCTTCTGGGATGGCAGAAACTGGTTTTGGCAAACGCCGCAAAGAAAGAACCATTTTGGATGAAGACGATGAATTGATTGCTGATGAAGTGAGCGACCTCGTAGAAGAAGAAGAGGATGAGGATGATTACGAGGAAGTAGATGACGATGAGGATGATTACGATAGCTAG
- a CDS encoding GIY-YIG nuclease family protein, translating to MTTEINIPSLANLEYSPYIDDNGQLPETYQGKIGVYAIFDSVKVLQFVGYSRDVYLSLKQHLVRQPQECYWVKVQTIARPSRTVLENIENAWIAENGSVPLGNADQKETWTQPINVKPLMTPEEQEKYHHPANDELAQMKIMKNVARRVEAEILVVLKERGLQEQFRFSPKLKEEGLLDLK from the coding sequence ATGACTACTGAAATAAATATTCCTTCTTTGGCAAACTTGGAGTATTCTCCTTACATTGACGATAACGGCCAATTACCTGAAACTTATCAGGGTAAAATAGGAGTATATGCCATATTCGACTCAGTAAAAGTGCTGCAATTTGTAGGATATTCGCGCGATGTTTACCTTAGTCTAAAGCAGCATTTAGTCCGTCAGCCTCAAGAATGTTATTGGGTGAAAGTTCAAACCATTGCACGCCCTAGCCGCACGGTTTTAGAAAATATTGAAAATGCTTGGATTGCTGAAAATGGTAGTGTTCCTTTGGGAAATGCAGACCAGAAGGAAACGTGGACACAGCCTATAAATGTTAAACCATTAATGACACCTGAAGAACAGGAAAAATATCACCATCCAGCTAATGATGAGTTGGCGCAAATGAAAATAATGAAAAATGTGGCTCGGCGAGTAGAAGCAGAGATTTTAGTGGTATTGAAGGAACGGGGCTTGCAAGAACAATTTCGCTTTAGTCCTAAGTTGAAGGAGGAGGGTTTGTTGGATTTGAAGTGA
- a CDS encoding protein kinase domain-containing protein, producing the protein MQMLLNNRYQVIRSLGSGGFGETFLAEDTQMPSSRRCVIKQLRPIQNNPQIYQLVQERFQREAAILEELGGCSDQIPSLYAYFQSEGQFYLVQEWVSGDTLTAKLQKQGLFSEPAVREILLDLLPVLEYVHSKRIIHRDIKPDNIIIRERDSKSVLIDFGAVRESMGTVVNSQGHPTSSIVIGTPGYMPSEQATGRPVYSSDLYSLGLTAIYLLTGKQPQQLESDSQTGEIVWRHYASHISNTLAGVLDRAIPTVSYANAYHPRDRFSTATAMLQSLHSVANPIPPTQQFFSPPPTVRVNQQPVTQSNNQRSILMSGLIAGGLIGASVIISQVLKPSPQSVVNQEVTPTVTETPVLSSPPVIQKNVTSPVIQQTVLPSPTTNSYLWLSERLVTDADLDDKDGLELDIMRNSIYARHGRRFDTPSLQEYFNNQSWYNPVYSPKAFPPKLLSNLEQRNAEYVSKYQDRNQRRHFPK; encoded by the coding sequence ATGCAAATGCTGCTGAACAACCGTTATCAAGTGATTCGGTCTTTGGGAAGTGGTGGATTTGGGGAAACTTTTCTGGCGGAAGATACTCAAATGCCTTCTAGCCGTCGCTGTGTGATTAAACAACTTAGACCTATTCAGAATAATCCTCAAATTTATCAATTGGTACAGGAACGGTTTCAACGAGAAGCTGCAATTTTAGAAGAGTTGGGTGGATGTTCTGACCAAATACCGTCTCTGTATGCTTACTTTCAGTCAGAGGGGCAATTCTATTTAGTTCAAGAGTGGGTTTCAGGTGATACGTTAACGGCTAAACTGCAAAAGCAGGGGTTGTTTAGTGAACCGGCTGTGCGGGAAATTTTACTGGATTTGTTGCCAGTGCTTGAGTATGTCCACTCAAAACGCATAATTCACCGCGATATTAAGCCTGATAATATTATCATCCGTGAGCGTGATTCTAAATCGGTGTTAATCGATTTCGGTGCGGTGCGGGAATCAATGGGAACGGTGGTTAATTCCCAAGGTCATCCTACCAGTTCGATTGTCATTGGTACGCCTGGATATATGCCGAGTGAGCAAGCAACCGGAAGACCAGTTTATTCTAGTGATTTATATAGTTTGGGATTGACAGCAATTTATTTACTGACTGGGAAACAACCACAACAATTAGAGTCAGATTCTCAGACAGGTGAGATTGTTTGGCGACATTATGCAAGCCACATTAGTAATACATTAGCAGGGGTACTAGATCGAGCGATACCTACGGTAAGCTACGCTAACGCCTATCATCCACGCGATCGCTTCTCTACTGCTACAGCCATGTTACAGTCATTACATAGCGTAGCAAATCCGATACCACCGACACAACAGTTTTTTTCCCCACCGCCAACTGTTCGGGTGAATCAGCAGCCTGTCACTCAAAGCAATAATCAGCGTAGCATCCTCATGAGTGGTTTAATTGCAGGTGGGTTAATCGGTGCATCTGTAATTATTAGTCAGGTTTTGAAACCATCTCCTCAATCTGTAGTTAACCAAGAAGTCACACCTACAGTTACAGAAACTCCTGTTCTGTCTTCACCTCCAGTCATACAGAAAAATGTGACATCCCCGGTAATACAACAAACTGTATTACCATCTCCCACAACAAACAGTTATTTATGGCTATCTGAAAGATTGGTGACAGATGCTGATTTGGATGACAAAGATGGTTTAGAGCTAGATATTATGCGAAATTCGATTTATGCTCGTCACGGTCGTCGCTTTGATACTCCTAGTTTACAAGAATATTTTAATAATCAAAGTTGGTACAATCCTGTATACTCACCAAAAGCATTCCCGCCTAAATTGCTCTCAAATTTAGAGCAGCGTAATGCTGAATATGTTAGTAAATATCAAGACCGTAATCAAAGAAGACATTTTCCGAAATAA
- a CDS encoding serine/threonine-protein kinase, which yields MTKTLLNNRYQVIQVLGAGGFGETFLAEDTHMPSRRRCVIKQLKPIANDPKTYQMIQQRFEREAATLEYLGDSSDQIPKLYAYFSENGLFYLVQEWIEGPTLTNIVEAKGYESETAVREILLSLLSVLDYVHSKGIIHRDIKPDNIIVRSIDNKPFLIDFGAVKETIRSVVSPSHHPTRSLVIGTPGYMPTEQAIGRPVYATDIYSLGLTAIYLLTGKHPPELQTHLQTGAILWEESAPDVSPHLAKVINQAIQPHVSDRYSTASKMLYALKSATDISPKSDYTTPTVSLSPAKAASTQATQAIISSSPTIVTSNWQKPALIIGSLVFGGLIGGVAISSITRQPQSPESITTSSTPTPFSESNTITIDPTPSPKSSPDEPAVPPVAVQPRQDTVVPVVPVPLQPQPQVTPTFVPDADIATPSQPSEDAVIPETPPQPETPEPPPQPETPEPPPQLETPEPPPQQKTPEPLPQQKQDPAPSSTKTNSVPAFPTGTSQDTVKAALGKPSKNTKGLWNTRAVLYQLEGSVDLGYLFDQKTGVLRQTEVAFAQSVPPEVMQRTLQGMLGGNANSDIKQGLQKVRDRQTGRYPFNVGGLKGVIERNQQDRIYIGVWDADLHD from the coding sequence ATGACAAAAACGCTGCTGAACAATCGCTATCAAGTAATTCAAGTACTGGGCGCAGGTGGATTTGGCGAAACCTTTCTGGCAGAAGATACCCATATGCCTTCTCGCCGGCGCTGTGTAATCAAGCAACTCAAGCCGATAGCCAATGACCCAAAAACCTACCAAATGATTCAACAGCGCTTTGAGAGGGAAGCTGCAACTTTGGAGTATCTGGGTGACAGTAGTGACCAAATTCCCAAGTTATATGCCTACTTTTCGGAAAATGGACTGTTTTACTTGGTTCAAGAATGGATTGAAGGGCCAACTTTGACAAATATTGTCGAAGCCAAAGGCTATGAGAGCGAAACTGCTGTTCGGGAAATTCTTTTGAGTTTGTTATCAGTTTTAGATTATGTCCACAGTAAAGGTATTATTCACCGGGATATCAAACCAGATAACATTATTGTGCGCTCGATTGATAACAAACCGTTTTTGATTGATTTTGGCGCAGTCAAGGAAACCATCCGTTCAGTCGTTAGTCCATCTCATCATCCCACGCGATCGCTTGTAATTGGTACACCTGGGTATATGCCCACTGAACAAGCCATAGGACGACCAGTTTACGCCACTGATATCTACAGTTTAGGCTTGACAGCGATTTATTTACTAACGGGCAAACACCCTCCAGAACTACAGACACACCTACAAACTGGGGCAATTCTCTGGGAAGAGTCAGCCCCCGATGTCTCGCCACATCTGGCAAAGGTAATTAATCAGGCAATTCAGCCTCATGTCAGCGATCGCTATAGTACTGCCAGTAAAATGCTATATGCTTTAAAATCCGCTACTGATATATCCCCAAAGTCTGATTACACTACCCCCACAGTCAGCTTAAGTCCTGCCAAAGCAGCATCAACTCAGGCAACCCAGGCAATCATATCTTCTTCGCCAACTATTGTTACCAGCAACTGGCAAAAGCCGGCTTTAATTATCGGTAGTTTAGTTTTCGGTGGCTTAATTGGTGGGGTAGCAATTTCTAGCATCACTCGTCAACCACAGTCGCCAGAATCTATCACTACATCATCTACACCCACACCATTTTCCGAATCAAATACCATAACCATAGACCCCACGCCTTCACCAAAATCCTCACCTGACGAACCAGCCGTTCCGCCAGTTGCTGTACAGCCTCGTCAAGATACAGTAGTACCAGTAGTACCAGTACCTCTACAACCACAGCCACAAGTAACTCCCACATTTGTACCAGATGCGGATATTGCCACCCCATCACAGCCGTCAGAAGATGCAGTAATACCTGAAACACCACCGCAGCCAGAAACTCCAGAACCGCCACCACAGCCAGAAACTCCCGAACCGCCACCACAGCTAGAAACTCCAGAACCACCACCGCAGCAAAAAACTCCAGAACCACTACCGCAGCAAAAACAAGATCCTGCTCCAAGCAGTACCAAAACGAACAGTGTGCCAGCATTTCCTACAGGCACTTCTCAAGATACCGTCAAAGCAGCATTAGGTAAGCCCAGTAAAAATACCAAAGGGTTATGGAATACTCGTGCTGTTCTTTATCAGTTAGAAGGCAGTGTTGACCTTGGTTACTTATTTGACCAAAAAACCGGAGTCCTGCGCCAAACTGAAGTAGCTTTTGCCCAATCTGTCCCGCCAGAAGTAATGCAAAGAACATTACAGGGAATGCTGGGTGGTAATGCTAATAGTGATATTAAACAAGGACTCCAAAAAGTACGCGATCGCCAAACTGGGCGATACCCTTTTAATGTCGGCGGATTAAAAGGTGTAATTGAACGCAATCAGCAGGATCGAATTTATATCGGTGTCTGGGATGCTGATTTGCATGATTAA
- the rplL gene encoding 50S ribosomal protein L7/L12, whose translation MSATTDQILEQLKTLSLLEASELVKQIEEAFGVSAAAPAGGMMMMAPGAAAAAEPVEEKTEFDVVLDSVPADKKIAVLKIVRELTGLGLKEAKDLVEAAPKAVKEAITKDAAEDAKKRIEEAGGKVTIK comes from the coding sequence ATGTCTGCTACAACTGATCAAATTCTCGAACAATTGAAAACCCTCTCTTTGCTGGAAGCATCTGAATTAGTTAAGCAAATTGAAGAAGCTTTCGGCGTGAGTGCTGCTGCACCTGCTGGTGGCATGATGATGATGGCTCCTGGCGCTGCTGCTGCTGCTGAACCAGTTGAAGAAAAAACTGAGTTTGATGTGGTACTAGATTCAGTTCCTGCTGACAAGAAGATTGCTGTTCTGAAGATTGTCCGCGAATTGACTGGTTTAGGCCTCAAAGAAGCCAAAGACTTGGTGGAAGCTGCGCCTAAAGCAGTCAAAGAAGCTATTACTAAGGACGCGGCTGAAGATGCTAAGAAGCGCATCGAAGAAGCTGGCGGTAAGGTAACTATCAAGTAG
- the rplJ gene encoding 50S ribosomal protein L10 has protein sequence MGRTLENKKEIVADLKNSLSESTLALVIDYQGLTVAQITDLRQKLRPSGAVCKVTKNTLMGIAIDGDENWQPLSELLQGASAFLLVKEDFSSAIKAYQEFQKVTKKTELRGGVMEGRLLKDTDVKALGDLPSKEQLMAQIAGAINALATKVAVGINEVPSSLARALQAVADKEQEQGESTESAPESTESAAE, from the coding sequence ATGGGTAGAACGCTAGAAAATAAAAAAGAGATTGTAGCTGATCTCAAAAACAGTCTGAGTGAGTCAACTTTGGCACTGGTAATTGATTATCAGGGTTTAACAGTTGCTCAAATCACTGACTTACGGCAGAAGTTACGTCCGAGTGGTGCTGTTTGTAAGGTAACTAAAAATACCTTGATGGGCATTGCCATTGATGGTGACGAGAACTGGCAACCACTTTCGGAATTGCTCCAAGGTGCTTCGGCCTTTTTGCTGGTTAAAGAAGATTTTTCCTCAGCAATTAAGGCTTATCAAGAGTTCCAGAAAGTTACCAAGAAGACAGAACTTCGTGGTGGCGTTATGGAAGGTCGCCTGCTGAAGGATACCGATGTCAAGGCTCTAGGAGACTTGCCATCCAAGGAACAACTCATGGCGCAAATTGCCGGAGCTATCAACGCCTTGGCTACCAAAGTGGCTGTTGGTATCAACGAAGTTCCCAGTTCTTTGGCTCGTGCTTTGCAAGCTGTGGCTGATAAAGAGCAAGAGCAAGGTGAAAGTACCGAAAGTGCGCCTGAGAGTACCGAAAGTGCGGCTGAATAA